The segment GGGGGTTTAGGGGGGGTGGGTGAGGGGAGGCTGAACTGAACAACAAAATGGGCAAAAGCGGAGGAGAAGTTGGACTAAAGAGGAAGACACAACAAGAGTTTAGaatttttagggttttaacaattttttattttgaactttTATAGTGCATATAGTATTAGATCTGTTTTCCTCACTTTACTaggtttttttaatttatttttaacccttttttcttataatttatttgagtaaatccatttttcttataatttatttgaataaatctATTATCGTTCGGATGACTCAGTTGATTTGATCACGATCAATCTCTTCGatatcttttaaattgaattCCTCTCATAAAATTTACACGGTAAAAGTTATAGTGGGGTtccaaaataaatatgtttaattattattttattctcttaaaatgatgagtttaaatatctaaattattttatgttagcACTATAATTTTACTTACATTttatttggatcattgttatccattatttcaaaatgtattgtattgtattatattgtagtttattatattatattgtattgtattgtatggtGGATACAACGTTTGGCTAAACTGTATTGTTAGTTATTGtttagtaacattttaattgtttgttttgattgtatcgtattgtattataatttataaatttactaaaatatccttaatcaTTCTAGGGAaggaggtttgactagatttaaataattaagataaagggtaaaatagtattttgaaatattacataaagatataattggaaaaagaaattaagtaacaatgcgAACACACCAAAtcggttgttccataaaatagagGTTTTCGTTATTACGTGACAACGAAATTtgacaatacagtacaatacattttaagtaacaaacATAGTAGGTATAGTAACgataaaatacaatacaatgggtaacaatgatccaaacatagtgttaGTCTTGCTTTTAAGTTGATTAGTCCGTTTGGCCATTAGATATGGTATCATCATATGGTATCATGggatgaaattaaaattttatttggacATGCGATATGGAATTTTGGTGTTATATATTtgctcataaacataaaaatctcataagttctaaaattattaaaataaccctcattatttatttaatattatcaaataaataaaaaatcataaaatcgtaaataaattattacaaagtttttttgttctttatttgAGTAATTGTTTCATCAATAATTTCGAGTAAAAATGAAACACCTTTCACATGCTCTTCACGATTTTATTACTCAATAATCGTGAAGTGTGAGTTAAAGTGACTATATgttggtgagaataataaattttaaaaggtaatgatttgattataatttttatttacatttgaaATAAATGGTTTGTAGATATAAATATGAGTTtgttttttaacaaaatataaactcgtGGATTAGTTTTTgtatcaaaatcaaatcatgatatggtatcACCATGTGATTTCATATCATGgtttttgaagaatatgatatcacatctcatgatattgaatcatgagatgaaatcagCGTGTAATCGCATGTCTAAACGctgatttcatctcatgatatCATATCAATGCACAAAATTTTCTGCTCTCTACATTATTTCTTCATTGTTTGTGCTTTTTGTAAATAATTTCACTGATTCATTTAATGAGCataatataatgtaattattAGCACCATGAGGCCTTGTTTTGTATCGCGTTGGTTAGCTCAAATTctataaagttttaatattttttttaattagaaaacgTTATACGAGATTATGAGATTAACTAATAGTACTAAAAGTATATACAAAGTATTGAggtcattaaaatattttgacaaaaatGTCGCAAGAGTTGGAAGTGTCTGAGCTAAGTGGCCAAAAGTGTAGGTTAAAAAATTTGAGTTGAGATTGAAGAAGCGAGAGAGCGATAAAATTGTGACATCAACGTTTAGCATGATTGAAATATGACGATCTATATCATAggtaaaaagatattaaaatttaaaaattatacaaacatAGGACAATTAGGATCATGATTAAACTTACatgtaacataaaaaaatatcattacaaTCAAGATCTACATATCATCGATCAACGCTAATTATGTCATTAAAGATTAACCCTAGTTATATATAGCTTTAATATTCCATAAATAAAgagaagatataaaatttgaattaatgaagtctagagaaagaaagagataatcatcatttcattaatatttgTTAAGTGAGTTTTTTTTGGGTCGTTTATGATGAgttccatgttgaagaagaaggaagctgACGATCGGAATATGTCAAAGAAACAGGTCCAACGCAGCTGACTAACGTGTCTGCAACAAGTGTTGATGAAGAAGGAAGCTGATGATTGCAAAATGTCTAAGAAACAGGTGCAACAAAGCTGACCGACGAGTTTACACTGTAGAATTAGTTCGTTGCACCGACGAATTTACACGGTAGGATTAGAGTCGCACTACGATGAGGCTAGTTATATTTATTAGGATTATATTTTGTCTagaattataatatgattatgattatagtaCAACTAGgattagattattattattattattattattattattattattattattattattattataatagtaGTAATTGGTGTTGTAATAGAACTCTAAGTATAGTTAACTTAAGACTCTACAATTCTCTCCTATATAACGAGCTTGTAACTCaacattatttcataaatacatcaatacaatcctTGATTTCTCTAATCCTAGATGTGAGATTTCTACATAGATTTCTACATTCCAACCTATTAATATTAACTCCCTCTTTCATGCAATATTCaacaataaaaaggaaaattttcaaggaattttatcatatatatatatgaatggaAACATGATTTCACCTAGTGTAACAACTCAAGTTACCAACACAAGAATAATGTGAATTATAATCAATAAgaacacaaaataatattggGAAATGGAAACAACAAGCTATTAGTAACAACTAATCGTCCTTAAAACGAAAGAGAGAAAGTTAATCAAAGGGGGAGAAGATTAGAAAATACAGATATAGATAGAAGGGGGGATGAGAAGCTCgattaataatgaaaatgaaagaaccAAACTTCTTACTTAACAATTTACACAACTCTTAATCACATATCATTATCCTTTTTGATGAAACTATTCTCATGCCACTATTTAACTTGAATCCTAATTAATGTGCCTCTGTTACTCATTATCGACCCAATAACTATTTATATAACCTTAATATCTACACTTAACTGGACTTGATATATAACACCAAGCTACATCACCATTAAATTGGGatgatgaaaatattgaattataattaaagGTATCGAATGCATGTTTTGGAATATTAATGATGTCAAAAGACTATTGAATCTCATGAATTAAATAGTTGAAAGTAAGATAGCACTTTGTAACACAAATTAAACTTAAATGGTGGCTAAAGGTATTTAAATTGTTctcattgttgaagaagaataaaattGACGATTGAAACATGTCAAAGGAACATGTCCAACTCAGTTGACTGATTTGTCTACCACAAGTGTTGATGAAGAAGGAAGTTGAGGTTTGGAATATGTCGAATGAACAGATCCAACGAAGCTGACTgacaattattatatttgttatggagcgcaattatgcaaactttgttatattatacaaatattaattttgtgtttgctatatgtgaaagttgcccttattatattttatattagtaaTAGGTATTGTGTTAGGACTCTAAGTATAATTAACTTAGAACTCTACAATTCTATTCTATATAAGGATCTTGTAactcaatattattttcatcaatatatcaatattgatcaatatcATCAATGCTATCTATTGATCAATATATCAATACGATTCTTGATTTCTCTAATCTTAGATGTGAGATTTCTACATGAATTTCTACACTCATTAAGCATTAATTTGGACAACTTTTTATTTGAATCGACGTAATTGTATAGATTATAATTTGTAGTCGTTTTTTTTGCTCTCATTTTATTGAGATTCTAGAGTGAATGTAGGTATATTATAATTTACCatcttaatattatttatgaagAATTCCGACCCAATGTGAATTTTAACTTGTGAAAATTAGTGGATCACAACTACGCCATTTATgcatttttattgttaattaaaTGCAAGTTATATCTAATTTAGACATTTAGGATTGTTTAGTATGCTAaacaaatatagatataatggagggataaaaataatattatttatccaCTGTTTAGTtactaattataaaattagtatactaaaattaataattagtaattaatagatgaataaattataaaagGTGAAATAATAGTTCCaaaattgatatattaattGAATCATAAGATAACATTCCCTTCATTTGTCCTCATGAATATTTAGATTTCTTTGTAAATTGatgtattattttcattttttatattagaatttgttatatttgaatcgataattttttgataatagCCTTTTTATTTCTTCGATTTTGCATATGTTTTGTTCTCTTTACgctttatttatgaaattttattagatttgttattatctttattattaaccattttataattcaatttaatatttatatatattgaacaTTAAAtcgtaatttattttattatttgatttaatttcaattaaataatccatctaattcacttttaacactttatcataatcatgttcaattttaactcattttattaatggtagtagtaatttattttattttttaaaaaaatgtttggtAAAAAGtaagtatttcattttttcacctGTCAGCACTAGCAAAGTCGTAACCCGCACTTTAGACCTCACAAATCACTAGTCCAAGGTCAAGACTCCGATTTCTCCGGCGAGATCGTCGTTCCGTCAATATCTCCGGCGCCTAAAGATCCCAATTTGTCGGCGTTCCGGATCCCGACGGCGGGAGTATTTCAGTAGTTCTCGCCATTTTTCTCGCTAATGCATGTCGCTGTATATAGAAAAGGATGGGTTTATTTAGGAAACTATCTGGATTTCTAGGGCTTTCAAGAGAAGAAGGTCACGAAGTGAGAGGGGTAGAAGATAACACCAATGGTAATATAGCACCGTCGTCAGTGGATGTAGCTGCAGCAGCTGCCACAGCTCAAGCTCAAAATGTTCCACGCAGAGGTTTCAGTGTCCCGATTCAAGTCCCCGTTGAGAGGGCACAACTCGGACCTATCCTTGTTCGTTGTAGTTCACGGGATGGTGGTGTTCAGGTAAATAATCGGAGATAATATAATTTGACTTCGATTCTGTTAATTGTTTGCAAAATTTGTTTGATTGTATTTTTAGATATTAATTTGTATGTTCTGAGTAAACAAATCCATTTTATCCGAATTTGAGAATGTTGTTTAGTTGCGGTAAATTGATTAATGTTATCTTTAATTATAATATCTGAAAAAGATAAGATCACCATTAGTTTTCTGATTCTTGGATGCACCTATGTAGTTTGTTATGTTTGTGACTGATTGAAAACTAGCTAGcagaacttgaacttgaataaGCGATGTATTTAAATAGGTATAGGTTTGTGCGGTTTCCTGTTAAACTCCGATTAGATCAAACTCGTTCATGTAGATAAGAGATGCCATTTGGCGGTAGGTGCAAGGTGGTCGAAGTAAAACGGAGGTGCAAATATTGGTGCCAGACTTCTAGGAAAGAGATAAGAGTAACATGTTAGAGTGGAAGTGGTTTCTGTAAACTTGATGATTGGCGGCATTCTCAAATACTATGTTAACTAGCTACTGTTGATGTTTGCTAGAGGTGTGATGGAGGGTCCAGTTGTATAGTCTCTTTCGGTAGCGGGAATGTGGGAGTTGGTGATTTGCTCAGAGAAGAGGGGAAGGGTTCTTGAAGAAATACAGTTTCCTTATTTGTCAGTTAATGTAGGATGAAAGTAAGTTTTATCGATAATGACCAAAGATGGGTCCACCTCTTGAAAGTGTATCCATGCATATCCAATTCAGTATCCATCCCCCGCCAAAGTTTGCCCAAGCTAGATAGAGGAGCTTGAAGTTCACCTTGCTTGATCAATGTCATTTAATCTCCCATATATGCTTCCCATCCGAAGTGTTGAAATAACATGGAAGTGGTTTCACTTGGCAGAAAGTTATGAGTGTAATGCAGTACTGTACATGTAGGATAGTGATATCTTTCCAGGGAAACTACATTCTTTTGCCTCTAGATGATACTTGTAAAATAATTGCATCTAAATGTAGCTCCATGAAAGGGGAAAAGAAGACAGCCAATGTTGTTGCATCAATGTATAGAGCACTGCAATATGAGAATGCACCTTTCATTTCCTATTCCCAAGTGTTCTAGTTATTCCCAATAAAAGGAATAGATCTTAAAAGTTGCATGTTTGTATAAAGAAAAACTTGTCTCATACAAGTAAAAGGGCTCAAAGCATGAGTTGAAAATTTATTGAGTGTGTACTGGGAACATACGTAATGTATCCTCTAATGCGCAAGAAAATTCATTGAGTGTGAACTGGGACATACTTAATGTATCCTCAATTGCTCACATACAATTAACTAAATAAACTTGTTATTCACAATTCTCTTTTCAGGTCAGTTCATGAAATTCCTTTGAGGACCTTTTTAGGCCAGTTAATGGAATTATTTCATGGAGACTTTCAAGTATAAATCAATATAACTATAAGTAAACAAGTTATTTGCCTATACACCTAAGCtttctcaattttgtttttgacATTTGTTTGTTGATTATCTGGAAAGAGGCTGCTTCAACCTTGGTGTTTGAATGATATAAGGGGTGtcaatgaaagaaaaattgcATCAACTATTTATCTATCTGCTAATGCAAGTTTTACTTGGTGGTTGGTTTATAGTTTAAGGACATGCAATGTATTCCCGTGTGAGACTTAGATACAAAGGATTACTAGGGAATTGGGATATGGTTTTCTAGTCTAGACTCGAGGGCTTTTGAGCTGGGGTAATTAGTAGATAAAAGTTCCTCTGGAGAAAGTGTAGTGGAGTTTCACTTCTACTTGGCATACAGCTATCAGTTATTCTGTCTGAAAGAAAGCAAGCTGTCCTGATTAGGGCTGGGATTTAAGAGCATTGTCTCTACACTTTACAGCCTGTAATGAAactttcatttgtttttgtGAGGATTCTTGAGAATAACTGAAAAGAGGAGCGTCTGACAAGCAAAAAGGTAAGATTTTCTTGATGCCATTTTAActtattattaagacttattaccACTATATTTATCAACTTCCTCATTGAATAACTTATGTTGATATTTCAATAATCTATACTAGGCGATAGAATAAAATCTTTAGAAGATGCACTCATTCAGAAGCTCCTGAAATTTCGAGGATAATAGGTCCCACATTCCTTCTTTGAGATTGTAAATACATGTTTCTAGGTTCCCATCACACTTTATTAACTCGTGCACATAATCACTTAAAAGGCCCCTCTATTTTCTTAAATCTATGCAATTTAGTCTCTCTAGGTAAGTGAAGTGTGAAGCACAGTATAAAAGGCATCACTAAAGGGGAAAATTTCTTCTCTCCAGAGCCATTTCGGGCACTGGCTATAACTGAACAGAAGTATGAATGTATGATAAGTATGTAGGATCACTGTTTCCATTTACCATTTGTGAGATCACATATTTTCTATGTCGCTGTTTCACAGTGTGGTTGAAGGCTTGTCATTAAATCTCTGTTCCTATGTATACCAACTTATCACTGTCTAGAAtgtaagaaaagaaatgtgCAGCGGTCTGGCGAAAGACATTGATTTCTAGTTCAGGAATgatgtttatattatattggTGAGGCTTCATCTTATTGTTAGTTTCACTTGAGGTGTAGAAGCATAAGCTTATGAAAGCTTCATTTATCTTGTATCTGGGTTCTTCTTTGATGAAGATTTCtggtttattttcttgttttattttcttgtttctgGTAGAATACCTCATCGTTAGCTCATTCCTTGTTGGTCTTGGACTTTTGGATGGTAGAGCTCTGCTTTTTATTGGGTTTTCAGTACTGCATTTAGTTCGTGCACCATTGGTTACTTGGGTAATACATTGTTAATTTCTCGAGAAAAAACTATCAAGCTTTTCTATTAATTTGCAAATAAGGATGTATAATGATTCTTCAGCGGTGGAGATAAATAACAGCTTCTTAACGTTGCAGTTTCCATGACcaaaatttgtttgtttttataatCTTCCCATTAATTTCCCGTTATTGGGTTTTCCTCcgtgtgattttttttttctgagaTGTTATCAATGTCTTCCCTCTTTGTGGTGTTATTTAGTTCCAATGCACATACCTAATCATGATGTTTATTACAGGGATTGAGATGGTACGCCAAGCGACTTAGGATTGATGAAGATGGAGATGTTGCAGACGAGTTTCTCGAGGAAGTCCTTGAGGACACACGTTCAAGAACAGAAGAACACCACAGGCAATATCCCAAGTTTGAACTGaagtacaccacaaaacctgCTAAGGTAACAAGCCAGGCACTCTCAACTGCTGGCAAAATACAACATAGAGTGGAACATCAAGGCAAATTGGAATGGATTTGATGATCGTACTTGAGGTTGAGATTTGACTAAATTATTGCTAGCAGATGCATTATTTTTGCTTCATTCTCTCAGAAGGACCAACGTTTGGTGTGTGAATCACTATTTGGGCATTCAATGTTCTTTTATCTCTGCTTTGTTGGAACTAACTTGATGCTAGAAAGCAAGGTTTCattcataaaagaaaacataGTTGTACCCAGAAAAATTTTCAATGTATACATGAATATTGAACTGTTAGTTACTAGGAACATCTTATTCATGGTATGCTACTTAAAACCAGTGAAGCACACCTCACATTCGACTA is part of the Solanum pennellii chromosome 8, SPENNV200 genome and harbors:
- the LOC107026915 gene encoding uncharacterized protein LOC107026915 is translated as MGLFRKLSGFLGLSREEGHEVRGVEDNTNGNIAPSSVDVAAAAATAQAQNVPRRGFSVPIQVPVERAQLGPILVRCSSRDGGVQGLRWYAKRLRIDEDGDVADEFLEEVLEDTRSRTEEHHRQYPKFELKYTTKPAKVTSQALSTAGKIQHRVEHQGKLEWI